The proteins below are encoded in one region of Argopecten irradians isolate NY unplaced genomic scaffold, Ai_NY scaffold_0973, whole genome shotgun sequence:
- the LOC138313838 gene encoding cell surface glycoprotein 1-like, with product MGRKKKTGPMSKKKKENAIHEPVAVYVGEILIKINGGIWWPGYVIDGGTCGTFLNEEDEVSIPLTKGNWCPMPSSEDDPRIKRSLLKLSAEYKKTYRRDMMMLQQRGCTETNQPIPPDVDIKQPYSSNVDTHQTNPTDVDTNQPDPQDVDTIQPDPTDVNTNQPDPTDVDTNQPDPQDVDTIQPDPTDVDTIQPDPTDVDTNQPDPTDVDTNQPDPTDVDTNQPDPTDVDTNQPDPTDVDTNQPDPTDVDTNQPDPTDVDTIQPDPTDVDTIQPDPTDVDTNQPDPTDVDTIQPDPTDVDTIQPDPTDVDTNQPDPTDVDTIQPDPTDVDTNQPDPTDVDTNQPDPTDVDTNQPDPTDVDTNQPDPTDVDTNQPDPTDVDTNQPDPTDVDTNQPDPTDVDTNQPDPTDVDTNQPDPTDVDTNQPDPTDVDTPDHITTSQILQMLTQTSQILQMLTQTSQILQMLTQTSQILQMLTQTSQILQMLTQTSQILQMLTQTTKSYRF from the exons ATGGGGAGGAAAAAGAAAACAGGACCAATgtcaaaaaagaaaaaggagaatg CTATACATGAACCTGTAGCTGTATATGTAGGTGAGATACTGATCAAAATAAATGGTGGCATCTGGTGGCCTGGGTATGTGATTGATGGAGGTACATGTGGAACTTTCCTCAATGAGGAAGATGAGGTTAG CATACCATTGACAAAGGGTAATTGGTGTCCAATGCCGTCATCTGAAGATGATCCTAGGATCAAGAGGTCTTTAC TGAAATTGTCTGCAGAATATAAGAAAACATATAGGAGGGATATGATGATGCTTCAACAAAGAG GGTGTACAGAGACAAACCAGCCAATTCCACCAGATGTTGACATAAAACAGCCATATTCTTCAAATGTTGACACGCATCAGACGAatcctacagatgttgacaCAAACCAGCCAGATCCTCAAGATGTTGACACCATCCAGCCAGATCCTACAGATGTTAACACCAACCAGCCAGatcctacagatgttgacaCAAACCAGCCAGATCCTCAAGATGTTGACACCATCCAGCCAGatcctacagatgttgacaccatccagccagatcctacagatgttgacaccaaccagccagatcctacagatgttgacaccaaccagccagatcctacagatgttgacacaaaccagccagatcctacagatgttgacacaaaccagccagatcctacagatgttgacaccaaccagccagatcctacagatgttgacaccaaccagccagatcctacagatgttgacaccatccagccagatcctacagatgttgacaccatccagccagatcctacagatgttgacacaaaccagccagatcctacagatgttgacaccatccagccagatcctacagatgttgacaccatccagccagatcctacagatgttgacacaaaccagccagatcctacagatgttgacaccatccagccagatcctacagatgttgacaccaaccagccagatcctacagatgttgacacaaaccagccagatcctacagatgttgacacaaaccagccagatcctacagatgttgacacaaaccagccagatcctacagatgttgacacaaaccagccagatcctacagatgttgacacaaaccagccagatcctacagatgttgacaccaaccagccagatcctacagatgttgacacaaaccagccagatcctacagatgttgacacaaaccagccagatcctacagatgttgacacaaaccagccagatcctacagatgttgacaCACCAGACCACATCACAACCAGCCAGatcctacagatgttgacacaaaccagccagatcctacagatgttgacacaaaccagccagatcctacagatgttgacacaaaccagccagatcctacagatgttgacaCAAACCAGCCAGATCTTACAGATGTTGACACAAACCAGCCAGatcctacagatgttgacaCAAACCACCAAATCCTACAGATTTTGA